GGCATAACCTTTGGAGGACAGGAGTAGAAGGTGACGAAAATGAATGAAAAGGCACTCTTAGACTTATGTACAGATGCGATAGAAGTAGCTGAGAAGAAGGGTGTTGACGCAGCTGAAATCCAAGCCCATTATGAGTCTGAATTGGAATCTGAGGCAGAGATGGGACAAGTAAGTAGTGTTAATCAGAGGTTTGGCAGCGAAATCGCAGTCAGGCTCTACATAGAGAAGAAAATGGGGTCTGCTTTTACGAGTATTGCAACTACAGATTCTGTAGAAAAGGCTGTAGATCTTGCAATTGTTGCTGCGAAGGCATCTACTGTAGACGAGAATTGGGAGCAACTGCCTACCCCTGCAGACTATCAGTCCGTGAAGGGATTATGGAACTCTGAAGTCGCAGATATGGAGTCGTCAACAATAGTAGAAAGAGCCAATGAACTGATAGCCAGAAGCAGTTCAGAAGAAGGGCTCATTCCTGCATCCGCTGGTGGAGGAATCTCGCTCTATCAATCGGCTTATGCCAACACAAATGGCATTGAGCACTCAGAAAGAGGTTCTCTTGCTTATGCATTTCTAGCCGCAGTTGCAAGAATTGAATCTGGAATGACACCCATGACTTTCTGCTTTGATATGAAGCGTTCACCGGATTTAGACTTGGACTACGTAATTGACGAGGTCACATCTACAATTCGAGTGATGAAGAAAACCGCAAAGGGAAAGGCGGGAAAGCATAATGTCGTGATGCATCCATCCGCATATGGACAACTACTCCAATACACCCTTGTACCATCAATTCGCGGTGATAACGTAACGAGAGGTAAATCAAAGATTGGCGATAAACTGGGAGAGAGAATAGCCGCAGAAACTTTGAGTGTGTATGATGACGGAACGAACCCACGCGGAATTCAGGCATCGGTTGCTGATGATGAAGGGGTTCCGCGTCAGAAAACACCAATTCTCGAAGATGGAATCCTTCAATCATTCATTTGGGACAACTACTGGGCAAACAGAAGAGGGGTTGAAAGCACAGGAAACGCCAGCCGTGACAGGCGTCAAGGGCTTGTCGAAGTAGCCCCATCCAATGTCGTAGTGGAGTCAGGTTCCATCTCAGACGAAGAGCTCATCGGTGGAATCGATTACGGATATCTCATAAAAGGATTACAGGGGGCACATAGCTCAAACCCAGAATCAGGTGACTTCAGCGTAGTTGGTAATCCTGCGATTCTCATTGAAGATGGAGAACTAGTGGGAGCTGTACACGGCCTTGCATTATCGGGCAATATCTACAATCTACTGAAGAGGGTTGACAAGATTGCGAGCGAACAGATAGTACTACAACAATTGATTGGTCCGCTGATTCTGTTCGGTGATGTGGGCGTAGTAACGAAGGGTTAGCAGTAGAGTTACTTCTATCCCGTTGTAGAAGGATGATGGTTCCCTCACGAAGGCAAGGCCACGGCGGCAAATGATCCGTCGAAATTGACTTCACTCGATTCACGATTCTGATCGATAGTAGCAAAGGGTGTCAATTTGTCTAATCATGCCTGTAAGATTCGAAGAAACAATGTTCCAAAGGTTTATTTGACAATGAATGATTAATATTACAATTAGGATGTTCATGAATTAAATCAAACAAAGAACGGTCCAAAATGAATATCTCCTAAACTAAAAGAGTAAGAGGTGTGAAATTTTGAAAAGCGTGAGTGAAGACGGAATCACTGTATATGTCCAAAGCAATGGTAGGTCAATGCGAGTGATAGAGTTACCTCCCAACAAGACAGAATCAGAGAATTCACTCGATACCTTGAAGAGCGGAGAAAGGAAGTTGCCTGAAGACCAGATGATACTACTCTTCGCTGCAACCAAAGCCGCTAGCGAACTCGGCTGTCAATGCAAGGTTGTTGATGTTGGTCAATGGAGCTATCTGAAAAGCTTGAAAGGACCGAAGGTACCAATTCCAAGTGTTAGTGTTGGCCATCGAATACTGAAGGGAAGGCCAAAGACAAATGAGATAGTAGACACTTACAAGCAAGCTGCAAGCAGATAGTCGATGTTTAACAGTACATTTGTTGGTATGGGTGCTAATTCATATGCAACTCACTGCTAGAAAGCAAGCCAGCCTCCATCAACTGCAAGCGTATGTCCAGTAATATATTGTGCATCATCACTTGCAAGAAAACAGGCGGCCCCTCGTATCCATTCATTCTTGGCGAGCATTGGTAATGCTGTACGAGGTTCAATGACACGTTTTCGAATATCATCATTGCGTATTGCTTCTATTGACATGTCAGTTGGAAAGAAACCAGGTGCGATGGAATTGACGCGGATATTATGCTCCCCGAGCTCTACAGCCAGGGCCTTTGTTAAGGCAATGACCCCACCTTTCGCTGCATAATAGCCGACTTCAGGGAATTCAGTGGCCCCTAGGCCGAAGGTCGAACTGATGTTGATGATGCACCCAGATTTGTTGGGAATCATTATCTTGGCTGCTTCTCGACATCCGAGAAACGTCGATGTGAGATTCACATCAATGACTTTGCGCCAGTCCTCAATGGTCTGTTCCGTAAGCGGTTTGAAAACATAAACACCTGCGTTATTTATGAGAATATCAACAGTACCCAACCGATCAACAGTATAGTCAATCATACGAATGATATCGCTTTCTTTCGTTACATCCGTCTGTAAAGGTAGTGCCGTAACACCATGCTTACTTGAGATTTCGTTAGCTATACGTTTCAATTTATTCTCTCTACGGGCAGAAAGAACTATGTCAGCTCCCGAGGCTGCCAGTCCAATACAGAATTGTTCACCAAGTCCTCCTGAAGCTCCTGTTACAATTGCGGTTTTGCCTTGCAGATCATAATCCGTCATTTCACACATCTCCATTGCTCTATTCTTAGAGATTTGTTCATAATACAGTACTTGCCTTATTTTCTTTCCGAGGGTTTTCCAAGTTAATTGGTATTGCAGACTACTTCTTCACAGAAGCAATAAGATTCCGGTGGCTTGTTCTGTCAAACGGAGTGCCATCATAGGACGAGTACAGATGCATATCATGAAATCCAGCCTCATTCATGATTTCATCAACAATCTTGTAGTTTAGTTGTAGTACGTGAGTAGTTGCTAAATCTACCTGCCATTTCTCATCTCGTTTCTCAAAGGCGCTTAGAACCAATGTAGAAAAGCCCGAGTCCTCAAGATGGTCAAAGAAACGAAAGAAGACCAGATCAGCACCAGCAGCAGATTTGACCCCCTTTGGTGCTATGAAGCGGAATCCTGATTGATTAATATTCTCGAAATTGAGTATCTGATAAAGAAAAATTCCGTCAGGAACTAGCACATCATGGACATCTGACGCTACTTGTTGGAGAGTCGTAAGATCAGGAAGCAATGCAAGAGAATTACCCAAACACAATACAAGATCAAAATTGCCTGATATTGATTTTTTCATATCCCT
This DNA window, taken from Candidatus Thorarchaeota archaeon, encodes the following:
- a CDS encoding TldD/PmbA family protein gives rise to the protein MNEKALLDLCTDAIEVAEKKGVDAAEIQAHYESELESEAEMGQVSSVNQRFGSEIAVRLYIEKKMGSAFTSIATTDSVEKAVDLAIVAAKASTVDENWEQLPTPADYQSVKGLWNSEVADMESSTIVERANELIARSSSEEGLIPASAGGGISLYQSAYANTNGIEHSERGSLAYAFLAAVARIESGMTPMTFCFDMKRSPDLDLDYVIDEVTSTIRVMKKTAKGKAGKHNVVMHPSAYGQLLQYTLVPSIRGDNVTRGKSKIGDKLGERIAAETLSVYDDGTNPRGIQASVADDEGVPRQKTPILEDGILQSFIWDNYWANRRGVESTGNASRDRRQGLVEVAPSNVVVESGSISDEELIGGIDYGYLIKGLQGAHSSNPESGDFSVVGNPAILIEDGELVGAVHGLALSGNIYNLLKRVDKIASEQIVLQQLIGPLILFGDVGVVTKG
- a CDS encoding class I SAM-dependent methyltransferase; translation: MMLGGEFDNIALAYDYSIDWEERLRREIPFIVDVARNVDGKRILDLACGTGRHAMELDKRGAVVKGIDNSSNMIKKARELAERSGSDAEFLVADMRDMKKSISGNFDLVLCLGNSLALLPDLTTLQQVASDVHDVLVPDGIFLYQILNFENINQSGFRFIAPKGVKSAAGADLVFFRFFDHLEDSGFSTLVLSAFEKRDEKWQVDLATTHVLQLNYKIVDEIMNEAGFHDMHLYSSYDGTPFDRTSHRNLIASVKK
- a CDS encoding glucose 1-dehydrogenase, whose product is MTDYDLQGKTAIVTGASGGLGEQFCIGLAASGADIVLSARRENKLKRIANEISSKHGVTALPLQTDVTKESDIIRMIDYTVDRLGTVDILINNAGVYVFKPLTEQTIEDWRKVIDVNLTSTFLGCREAAKIMIPNKSGCIINISSTFGLGATEFPEVGYYAAKGGVIALTKALAVELGEHNIRVNSIAPGFFPTDMSIEAIRNDDIRKRVIEPRTALPMLAKNEWIRGAACFLASDDAQYITGHTLAVDGGWLAF